The nucleotide sequence GCAATCCGTCGAGTCCTGATGAAATGGGAGCGTCCTGACTTTCGCCAAAAGGCGATACAGAGATTGCCTTGGCGCCTGCGCGGTATCGGGACAATTTCCGTTCCAGCTCTTGTACCGACTCTTCCAGTTCAGGCCATGGTGCTAAACTTTCGTCGGCAGGATCGGCCGTGGGGGCCCCCGCGGCGTCTTGTTCCAGAAGCTCGGCCAGGAGTGCCCGACGAGGGCCAACGAAGGATTCCCCTTCCCCGAGTCGGACAAGGAGGTCCGGCCCGTCATGGCGCAGGAGAAAGCTCCAGTCCCGACCGGATGCCTCGCGCAGGAGGCCGGCCAGCGAGGTCAGGGCCTGTCGAACGGGTTCGGCCAGGGCTGCTGCGGGTAAACCGGTTGCGGCAAAAAAATGGGCACCGGCGGTTTCTGTCTCCTCGCAAACCATGAGCGCCTGGCGCAGGGCCTCCGACAGGGAATCTTCCCACCCTGGCGACCATTCCGTGGCCGTGACCAGGGCCAGACTATCCTTGGGTGCATCCATGACCTGGCCCGCATTGATGCCGAGCCGGGTGGCAATGTCCATGAGCCTGTCGAGGTTTTCCTTGTCATGGATTCCCGGATCAGACCAACGGAGGGGAATCATCACCATGTCTCGGGCGGAGAGAGTCTTGCTTATGGCGGTGAAGACGCTCAGGCCATTGGGCCAGCGGCGGTGGAGGGTGTTGACGAGGGCGTTTAGCTGGTCGCGCAGGAAACCCATGCGAGCTGCTTCTTGCTCCCATCGTGATTGATCGACGCTGACGCGAGCATCCCAGGATTGCTGGAGTTGCTTGAGGACTTCCAGCTTGTTGGCCTTGTGAGAATGGAGCTCCAGGCAAAATTCTCCCAGTTCGACCTCTTTGAGCCGGCGATAGACCACGTCCAGAGCGGCGGTTTTCTCGGCCACGAAGAGCACCGTTTTGTTCATGGCCAGACATTGGGCGATGAGGTTGGCGATGGTCTGGCTTTTCCCGGTGCCGGGAGGACCTTCCAGCACGAAATCATTGCCCTGGGCCGCGGCCACCACTGCGGCGAGTTGAGAGGAATCAGCCGGGAGAGGACAAAAATTATGAGATGGGTGCAGGTGTCGGTCCAGGTTCCCCGGTTCGATGAAGGCGGCTCGATCTCCGTATGTCTCAGTCGGGGTATCGATCAGGTGGCGCACCACGGGGTTTCGTTTCAATTCCTCCGTGTGGTCGGTGAGGTCTTTCCACATGAGGTATTTTGCAAAAGAAAACTGTCCAAGGCTGACCTCTTCGGCCACTTCCCAGCCGGGCATGTCCTTGATGGCCGTGGCTACAGTCCGCCAGATAGCGAGCACGTCCAACCCCGAATCATCATGCGGTAGTTCAGACTCGAGGCCCGGGAGGGACAGGTGGAAATCCTGACGCAGCATTTCCAGCAAGGTCAGGTTAAAGCGCGGTTCGTCTTCGTGGCTTGCAAGGGAGAAACCCGAGCGGACGGCTTGGCGGTTTAGCGTGACTGGAATCAGTATCAGAGGAGCCCGCAGCCGGCGCCCGTCCTTGCCGTCCTGTGTCCAGACCAGGAATCCGAGCACAAGGTACAGCGTGTTGGCGCCGCCCTCCTGAAGGGCCATGCGAGAGGCGCGGAACAGTTCCACCAGCCGACGCTCCATGTCCTCCTCGGACAGGCAGGTGTAGAGTTCGCCTTTGCCGAGGCCCTCCCGCGCATGTTCGCGTCCGACCTCTTCTTTATGACGCGCTTGATGAATGGTTTCGTCGCGCGGGTCGTTCCCCTGCATCAGGCGAATGCCCGGCCGTAGCTTGAACCGCTTGCCGTCGGCCAGCATGTCCTCCAGGTGACCGGGGTCGGGAACCATGAGCTCTACGACCCGTCTGGTAGAGCGAAAGTTGAGCAGGTTGTTACGCAGGGAAAGATCCAGAAGCTTGCGCTGCCAATTTCCGAGTCGGTCCTGAGGACCACTCGGAGTCGTGCTCTCAGGTTGCGTTTCGACTTCCATGAGGTCCGGGACATCGTCGAAATCAAGAACATCGGGAATCTGCGTCGCGGACACCTCTGGAGGCGCTGGCTGGACGAGACTTTCTTCGCTGGCCAAGGGCAAAATTCGCTCCATCCTCGCCCGTTGGATATCCAGCGCCAGTTGAAAAGGCCGCGGCTCTTCCTCGGAAACTTGGCGTGCTCCTACTTCGCATGACCATTTGAACTTGGCGGGGTCCTGCTGGCCACGCACCGCAAGGGTGGGCTCGAAAAGAAGGATTTCCTGAAGTTGCAGGCGCTTTCGAAGGGCTGTGACATCGTCGATGGCGGTGGTCGCAAAGACTTCGGGTACGAGCCAAGCGCCGGCAAAGGCGTGCCCCTCTATGAAAACGAGGAGCGGATGGAGTCGGCATTGCTCGAGACATGAGGCGAAAAGGAATGTCAGGTCGAGGCATGTGGCGAGGCCATTCTGGAGAATTTGCTCAGGCGAGCGGACTTTCTGGCCCTGCTGTTCGAAGCCGGCTGGCGGGAGGGCATAGTTTAGGGACAGCGAGCAGATAGCTTGCCAGATGGCGGCCATGATTTCCCACACCCGGAGCTTGCCGCCTGTTTTGTATCCTTCCAGGGCAGATTCCTTCCCCGTCTGGTGCAGAAGGTCAGCTGCCTTCCTCAGCACCCGGTCCACGGCCGGATCATTGGGCCTCACGAAGGCCGCCGCCAGTTCGGGAAACTGATTCAATCCACCCCATTCATTGCGGGCGAGCAGTGCTACTGACTGCTCTAATCGGCATAAGCTGGTTTCACCTTGACGTAACTCGAATACAATTTGACTCTTTTCGGCCTCGGTAAGCCGAAACAATTGCCCCCCGTCCAGATTCAAGTCCAAGTCCGTGATTGTATAGCGTTGCTGCGGGCTGATTTTGCTTATTTGCCAGTCCCGAGATCGGAAGAAGGCTGGAACGGAGTGCAGGGAAAGGACGAGGTCCTCTCTGGCGTGATCGCCGTTATTTTCAACAGAGAGTTCTAATAGGACAGGAATGGAGTTCTGATGCAAAGCAAAAGATACCTTTGGGGAAAAAGCACTCTTGATGGCCATCTCTATGGTTGTATCAGCTAATTCAGTCATCAAAGGGTCCTCGTGACAAAAAATACTTACAATACTTGAAAGGAGATAGCCCTGTTAGATGAAACTCGCTTTTCGAGTGGAACGAAAGGGGACAAGGAGAAGAGGCCTGGCGGGAAAAGAGGCCAAGTGGGGGGAACAGGTAACCAATGTCTACACCAAGCATAATCGGTAATCCTGTCTCTGCCAGTTCGAAAAGCGGATAACCTCTTATGCCAAGCCAACCGACACCTGGCAACGGAAAAGCGGTGGTATGAAATCCTGAAAGGGGTCAGATGGGTGGCCGGGGTCCGGCAAAGTCACCAACCGGCAAGCGGATTGGAACATGGCCGGGGAGATCGGGCGCATCTTCATGAATCACGCGGACAAGGAGTTCCGTAAGGCTATCGGACTGGATTAATCCCCCGGCAACCGGGTCATGGGCGGCCTGCTTCTTCGGAGGTGGGCCGCTTTTTTGGTGCCAAGAGTCAAGCTCCTGGGAGTGACTGCAGACATTCTTAAATACTACTCTTTCAGTCTAAGTTTTAAGCAGTATATAGCTTTTGTTTTATGGATCGCCTATAGTCTCCGCCCTTTCAAAGTACTGATCCATTCTATGAATTTATCAAGTTCCACAATGCATTCGTCAAAAGTCTGGCCAAAAATACTACTCTTGACGTAAGGTGAATTGTTCTTATGGGTCGAAAGTGAGTCTCGAATGCTTTCAATAATGCGAGTCCTGTCCTCATATCGAAAAACATATCGTCCAGGAGGGGTCCAATGTCCAAATGCCAGAGAATCTTTCACATGGTGTGAGTAACTGAGGGCCGCTAGGATTTCAAGCTTATCAAAGGCATAGCTAAACCTGGAATCAGACGGAATAATACCTCGAAACTGTGGTGTTAATAAATTATGAAGCCAGTCATTGAGGGGTGTCTGGCGACGATCCATCCCCTCGAGAAGTCTTGCCGGCCTGCTGCCCTCATCAAACAGACAGAAGGCAGGGAGTTGTTCGACGGCGACGATGTCCTTTCGGTGCTCTCGATGGATAGGGGTGCGGAACATTTCTCCAAGAAACATTAATCCGTGCTCTCCCGCTTCAATCGAGCCAATTCCTAAGGTGTAGAAGAGTAGGCAGGCAGGATAGACCTGTAAATCAAGCCAGTAGATGGTGCCATTTTCGTTGCGGCGAGTAGCCAACCTAGCAAGCGCGTTCATCCATGTAGCATAATGCCACCTCTCAATCCAATACCCCCCCGCGGCGGCCATCGCTATTAAGGTTCCACAAGCAGCCTCATATGCGTGAACCCGTGCCGTGAAGGTTTGCGAGTCTGGATCAGGTCCACCCTGTACTGCAAACATTGCCCCTGCGGTCGTTTCGCGTACACGATCCACTTCGCCACTTATTAAATCAGCAAGTCGAATGCGGTGAATCGGGTCAGCAAGATAGCTTTTAAGACTGACAACAGCGGCCCCGGTTGATAATGGGTGTGGCCTGGAAAATTGATCCAGTGCGTCGACAAGACGGTTGAGTTCAGAGAAAAAATTGTCCGCATCTGCGATGGGAATGGTTTGCGCACGCCGATGTTCAATCAGTCGCATTGCTGAAATGCTTGGTTCGCCTCGCAATGCCCAAAAATAGCTAAACCGACGAGAAGCAGACCGTTCGATGGCATTCCGTAACGCGGGATCCCATTCCGCTGACCACCCGCAGGTGATTAAACCGAATTCGTCAAGAATTCTATCCAACAATATATTAAATTCTGATGGGTACGATTCGAGCTCAGTGTGTGTATTACGGATTCGGGTATCAAGGTAATCGCCATGGACCTTGAATAAACAGCAACGAGTATGGATCAGAGGCATTGCCCCGTGTATCTGATCTAGAGAACTGAGCACTGTTGAAACAATTCCTGCATCGACTAATGCCGTCTCCATGAGTCTGTCGAAATTGGTAGTGATGATGACACGGACATAACCCTTTGCTGCGAGACTAGCGATTGCCCGATGCGCTGCGGTTGGTGCCTTGATACCCTCCGCACGCTCCTCCTCAGAAGGTTCGAGATAGCTACGCAAAAGCTGTTGTCGTTCAGACGGAGTCTTGGCGAGCGCATCTAGAAGTTCTGAATAATCAGGTTCTTTACCGTACTTCTCACGATACCAAAGGATGGGATCGGCTATGGTGGACTCGTCGGACACTTCTGCAAGCTTGCGCACAAGATCAAGTGTGATTTCCCATCCGGTTGGAATCCTGGCGGAACGCGACACTCCAGAACCGAGCAACAATGCATAGATGCCAGGATTGGCCTGGATAGAGAAGGCGAGGGAGTGTAGTGGGTCGATCATATTCTATCGCATCTCGAAAGGATTGTTCAAAATTCGCAAAGGACTGCCCCGCCTAAGCCAGTAGTCAGGCAAGAGTGAACCGGAAAGCGAAACCGGATCATGAGCATTGATCTGCGTATTGTCGCTCCCTGCTCCACCTGTTGTCCGAAAGTATGGACTCGTTTGTGCCAAGCCCAAGGCAACATTGCAACGAGAATCGGGGCTCAGAGGTCCGAAGCGCCTATTCCAAGTGACCTTGAGGGCAAGCCGGGCAAGGTCCCGAGCTGGGCTTTCGTCGGTCTCGCGTGCAGTCGGCAAGGGCGAGGTGGCTCGCCTTGTGTCGAGAGGGGAGGAGGGGGGGCAAGTCTTGGCAGGAGGGCCGAGGGTTGACCGCAGACCACATTTCGATACCGCAGGGCGGGACGATCCCCCTTGCCGGGGCGCTGCCTCTTTGCTTTGGGACGTGCGCCCAGTTGGCCGCAGCCCCACGGCCGGCCCTGGTATTTGTATTGATTGCCACCCGTTTTGATGTTGGGTGTTGGGTATAGTGTTGGGAAAGAAAAAGGGCCTACAGCCGATTTAGCCGTAAGCCCTTGGTT is from Solidesulfovibrio sp. and encodes:
- a CDS encoding SIR2 family protein yields the protein MIDPLHSLAFSIQANPGIYALLLGSGVSRSARIPTGWEITLDLVRKLAEVSDESTIADPILWYREKYGKEPDYSELLDALAKTPSERQQLLRSYLEPSEEERAEGIKAPTAAHRAIASLAAKGYVRVIITTNFDRLMETALVDAGIVSTVLSSLDQIHGAMPLIHTRCCLFKVHGDYLDTRIRNTHTELESYPSEFNILLDRILDEFGLITCGWSAEWDPALRNAIERSASRRFSYFWALRGEPSISAMRLIEHRRAQTIPIADADNFFSELNRLVDALDQFSRPHPLSTGAAVVSLKSYLADPIHRIRLADLISGEVDRVRETTAGAMFAVQGGPDPDSQTFTARVHAYEAACGTLIAMAAAGGYWIERWHYATWMNALARLATRRNENGTIYWLDLQVYPACLLFYTLGIGSIEAGEHGLMFLGEMFRTPIHREHRKDIVAVEQLPAFCLFDEGSRPARLLEGMDRRQTPLNDWLHNLLTPQFRGIIPSDSRFSYAFDKLEILAALSYSHHVKDSLAFGHWTPPGRYVFRYEDRTRIIESIRDSLSTHKNNSPYVKSSIFGQTFDECIVELDKFIEWISTLKGRRL